The Microbacterium paraoxydans genome includes a window with the following:
- the rfbA gene encoding glucose-1-phosphate thymidylyltransferase RfbA, with translation MKGIILAGGSGTRLHPITLGVSKQLIPVYDKPMVYYPLSTLMLAGIRDILVITTPHDAAHFERLLGDGSQFGINLQFAQQPSPDGLAQAFTIGADFIGDDSVALVLGDNLLYGPGLGSRLQRFEDIDGGAVFAYWVAEPQAYGVVEFDDEGRAVSLEEKPAQPKSNYAVPGLYFYDNDVVEIARNLEPSARGEYEITDINRAYLERGKLQVEVLPRGTAWLDTGTFDQMTDAAEYVRTMERRTALKIGVPEEVAWRQGFLSDDELRERAEKLVKSGYGVYLLDILKRGHA, from the coding sequence GTGAAAGGCATCATTCTCGCCGGGGGCTCCGGCACGCGTCTGCACCCGATCACACTGGGGGTCTCGAAGCAGCTGATCCCGGTGTACGACAAGCCGATGGTCTACTACCCGCTGTCGACGCTGATGCTCGCCGGCATCCGCGACATCCTGGTGATCACCACCCCGCACGACGCCGCGCACTTCGAGCGGCTGCTGGGCGACGGATCGCAGTTCGGGATCAACCTGCAGTTCGCGCAGCAGCCGTCGCCGGACGGCCTCGCCCAGGCCTTCACCATCGGCGCGGACTTCATCGGCGACGACTCGGTCGCCCTGGTCCTCGGCGACAACCTGCTCTACGGCCCCGGCCTCGGGAGCCGCCTGCAGCGGTTCGAGGACATCGACGGCGGCGCGGTCTTCGCCTACTGGGTGGCGGAGCCCCAGGCCTACGGCGTGGTCGAGTTCGACGACGAGGGCCGCGCGGTGTCGCTCGAGGAGAAGCCCGCACAGCCCAAGAGCAACTACGCCGTACCCGGTCTGTACTTCTACGACAACGACGTCGTCGAGATCGCCCGCAACCTGGAGCCGAGTGCTCGCGGCGAGTACGAGATCACCGACATCAACCGCGCCTACCTGGAGCGCGGCAAGCTGCAGGTCGAGGTCCTCCCGCGGGGCACCGCGTGGCTCGACACCGGCACGTTCGACCAGATGACGGACGCCGCGGAGTACGTGCGCACGATGGAACGACGCACCGCGCTGAAGATCGGCGTTCCCGAAGAGGTGGCGTGGCGGCAGGGCTTCCTGAGCGACGACGAACTGCGCGAGCGCGCCGAGAAGCTGGTCAAGTCGGGCTACGGGGTCTACCTGCTCGACATCCTGAAGAGAGGACACGCATGA
- a CDS encoding DUF6541 family protein, translated as MLELLWPAVVLLAVYAVLGGSLAWVIGLRGLWAVAAAPAFATTVIGGASVVAGWLGLGWSILPSLVLAVVIGAGVLLVRRRTTPRPVAPRSFSPWWTVLALVLAAIVIGGQTLSVIGAPTAISQTFDNVFHLNAIRYILDTGAASPLQLGQMTSPNGGVPFYPSVWHATAAIVVQLSGASIPAVVNAQTLVIAAVLWPLGAVLLSRVLAGATAAVTVSAALVSASVPMFPLLPMDYGVLYPFQLALALAPVALAATASLLGIGASAGERAPGWWGFVLLGAIPGVALAHPGGFVAWLALSVPMVGVFAVRFWRGHPAGRARIGLVVGVLAYLGLGLLLLKILRPPLPTRLWPTALSPAEAVQEVAQVSMFYGTVSIGVALAILLGLVWAVRERTGPIFVTVASWIIGAALFVIVIASPFGTLRDALTGSWYNNWPRLAAVFGVALVPLAAFGVARTVEAVARRWAAARPEAVRVRTLTGAALAVVGAVLLPLPALPHAVEQAHGRFALDDDSALVSADEMALLERLPAHVPAGETIAGNPYTGTALAYAIGGREVLMPHILVDVSEDAQTVNDHLADAETQPDVCDALRETGVGFVLDFGDREVHNGSHPLPGLEELEDSGVVRLVDSEGDARLYEVTACGLG; from the coding sequence ATGCTCGAACTGCTGTGGCCTGCCGTCGTCCTCCTCGCGGTGTACGCGGTTCTCGGAGGGTCGCTCGCCTGGGTGATCGGGCTCCGGGGACTCTGGGCCGTCGCCGCGGCCCCCGCCTTCGCGACGACCGTGATCGGCGGCGCGAGCGTCGTCGCCGGATGGCTCGGTCTCGGGTGGTCGATCCTTCCGAGCCTCGTCCTTGCGGTCGTGATCGGCGCCGGCGTGCTGCTCGTGCGACGCAGGACGACGCCGCGCCCCGTGGCGCCGCGCTCCTTCTCGCCGTGGTGGACGGTGCTCGCCCTGGTCCTCGCCGCGATCGTGATCGGCGGGCAGACACTCTCCGTGATCGGAGCGCCGACGGCGATCTCCCAGACGTTCGACAACGTCTTCCACCTCAACGCGATCCGCTACATCCTCGACACCGGCGCCGCCTCGCCCCTTCAACTCGGCCAGATGACGAGCCCTAACGGCGGCGTGCCGTTCTACCCGTCGGTCTGGCACGCCACCGCCGCCATCGTCGTCCAGCTGAGCGGCGCGAGCATCCCCGCCGTGGTCAATGCGCAGACGCTCGTGATCGCCGCGGTGCTGTGGCCGCTCGGCGCCGTGCTGCTCTCGCGGGTGCTCGCCGGGGCGACCGCGGCCGTCACGGTCAGCGCGGCGCTCGTCAGCGCGTCGGTGCCGATGTTCCCGCTGCTCCCGATGGACTACGGCGTGCTCTACCCGTTCCAGCTCGCGCTCGCGCTCGCCCCGGTCGCGCTCGCCGCGACCGCCTCCCTGCTCGGGATCGGGGCGAGCGCCGGGGAGCGGGCGCCGGGCTGGTGGGGCTTTGTCCTCCTGGGCGCGATCCCCGGGGTCGCCCTCGCTCACCCCGGCGGGTTCGTCGCGTGGCTGGCGCTGTCCGTCCCGATGGTCGGCGTCTTCGCCGTCCGCTTCTGGCGCGGACACCCCGCGGGTCGGGCACGCATCGGGCTGGTGGTCGGAGTGCTCGCGTACCTCGGCCTGGGGCTGCTGCTGCTCAAGATCCTCCGCCCGCCGCTGCCCACGCGCCTGTGGCCGACCGCGCTCAGCCCGGCCGAGGCCGTGCAGGAGGTGGCGCAGGTGTCGATGTTCTACGGCACGGTGTCGATCGGCGTCGCCCTCGCGATCCTGCTGGGTCTGGTGTGGGCCGTCCGGGAGCGCACCGGGCCGATCTTCGTGACGGTGGCGTCGTGGATCATCGGCGCCGCCCTGTTCGTGATCGTCATCGCCTCGCCGTTCGGCACGCTCCGTGACGCGCTCACCGGGAGCTGGTACAACAACTGGCCGCGGCTCGCCGCCGTCTTCGGCGTGGCGCTCGTCCCGCTCGCGGCGTTCGGTGTCGCGCGCACCGTCGAGGCGGTGGCACGACGCTGGGCGGCGGCGCGCCCCGAGGCCGTGAGGGTCCGCACGCTCACGGGCGCGGCCCTGGCGGTCGTGGGCGCGGTCCTGCTGCCGTTGCCCGCTCTGCCGCACGCCGTGGAGCAGGCGCACGGACGGTTCGCGCTGGACGACGACTCCGCACTGGTGAGTGCCGATGAGATGGCGCTGCTCGAACGACTCCCCGCCCACGTGCCGGCGGGGGAGACGATCGCGGGGAACCCCTACACGGGCACCGCGCTGGCCTATGCGATCGGCGGCCGCGAGGTGCTCATGCCGCACATCCTCGTGGACGTCTCCGAGGACGCCCAGACGGTGAACGACCATCTCGCCGACGCCGAGACGCAGCCCGACGTGTGCGATGCCCTCCGCGAGACCGGCGTCGGCTTCGTGCTGGACTTCGGCGACCGGGAGGTGCACAACGGCTCGCATCCGCTCCCGGGCCTGGAGGAGCTGGAGGATTCCGGGGTGGTGCGTCTGGTCGACAGCGAAGGCGATGCCAGACTGTACGAAGTGACCGCGTGCGGTCTGGGCTGA
- a CDS encoding glycosyltransferase family 2 protein, whose amino-acid sequence MTDKTRANRVLVLVPAWNEEHNVGTTVREIRAASSRYDVVVIDDGSTDATAAAAREAGAAVLSLPFNLGVGGAMRTGFTYAAREGYAAAIQVDADGQHDPGDIERVLGGLEKADISIGARFSDVGDYSVRGPRRWAMVFLASVVSRIAKTRLTDVTSGFRAANARAIDQYVRYYPAEYLGDTLDSLVAALHSGLTVTQVGVAMRPRAHGTPSQGPLGSTVYLLRSVFALLLAAMRRTGSRKGEPRA is encoded by the coding sequence ATGACCGACAAGACACGTGCGAACCGTGTCCTCGTCCTCGTGCCCGCGTGGAACGAGGAGCACAACGTCGGGACGACCGTCCGCGAGATCCGCGCCGCGTCGTCGCGCTACGACGTCGTCGTGATCGACGACGGCTCCACCGACGCCACCGCCGCGGCGGCACGGGAGGCCGGCGCCGCCGTCCTGTCGCTGCCGTTCAACCTGGGCGTGGGCGGGGCCATGCGCACCGGGTTCACCTATGCGGCGCGCGAAGGGTACGCCGCGGCGATCCAGGTGGACGCGGACGGGCAGCACGACCCGGGCGACATCGAGCGGGTGCTCGGCGGCCTCGAGAAGGCGGACATCTCGATCGGCGCGCGTTTCTCCGACGTCGGCGACTACTCCGTCCGCGGGCCGCGCCGGTGGGCGATGGTCTTCCTCGCCTCGGTGGTCTCGCGGATCGCGAAGACCCGGCTCACGGACGTGACGAGCGGATTCCGCGCCGCCAACGCGCGGGCCATCGACCAGTACGTCCGGTACTACCCCGCGGAGTACCTCGGCGACACGCTCGACTCGCTGGTCGCGGCGCTGCACTCCGGCCTCACGGTGACTCAGGTCGGTGTCGCGATGCGTCCCCGCGCCCACGGCACCCCCAGCCAGGGTCCGCTCGGCTCCACCGTCTACCTGCTGAGGTCGGTGTTCGCCCTGCTGCTGGCAGCGATGCGACGCACCGGCTCGCGGAAGGGAGAACCGCGCGCATGA
- a CDS encoding DUF2304 domain-containing protein gives MIVLVGIALAVLILVIVLWMLLTRRLREKYAVLWLIIAVSVLIVGLFPGLLAGLTAFLGVQVPSNLLFATAILLLLGVALHLSWELSQVEEETRRLAEESAILRTQLERLEQRTSSLEERSAPGERD, from the coding sequence ATGATCGTCCTCGTCGGCATCGCCCTCGCCGTCCTCATCCTCGTCATCGTCCTCTGGATGCTGCTCACGCGACGGCTCCGCGAGAAGTACGCGGTGCTGTGGCTCATCATCGCCGTCTCGGTGCTCATCGTCGGGCTCTTCCCGGGGCTCCTGGCCGGTCTCACGGCGTTCCTCGGCGTGCAGGTGCCGTCCAACCTGCTCTTCGCGACGGCGATCCTGCTGCTGCTCGGGGTCGCGCTGCACCTGTCCTGGGAGCTCAGCCAGGTCGAGGAGGAGACCCGCCGTCTCGCGGAGGAGTCGGCGATCCTGCGCACTCAGCTGGAGCGGCTGGAGCAGCGGACCTCGAGTCTCGAGGAGCGCAGCGCGCCGGGAGAGCGCGACTGA
- a CDS encoding glycosyltransferase — MSTSPFGTIVLAAYSPDPELFRRQLASLRAQTVENWECVISVDGDPAPVAALVEEITEGDGRFRIVGDGSRLGFYLNFERGLLAVSERSTWIALCDQDDRWDADKIERLLPHLDEVSLVSAQARIVSYPSEKETERTARRDHGPLFTLLSNEFTGSLCLFAPELLATALPFPRASTRVATHDHWLAVVAAAHRGTRIVDDVVQDYVQHDANVFGDPSRLGGGSIRQSVRNIRDQAERYEGSRSPRAIARMTFWTYVGWRQLLVDTLDRRIPASRVDARRDRIFGDDRRFRAASALLRVARRRGIVPARFALEYRASWLCGAVSGGRRAVRRAVDATGV; from the coding sequence GTGTCGACCTCCCCGTTCGGCACCATCGTGCTGGCCGCCTACTCCCCCGATCCGGAGCTCTTCCGTCGTCAGCTCGCCTCCCTGCGGGCACAGACGGTGGAGAACTGGGAATGCGTGATCTCGGTGGACGGCGATCCCGCGCCCGTCGCCGCCCTGGTCGAGGAGATCACCGAAGGGGACGGTCGCTTCCGGATCGTCGGCGACGGATCGCGGCTGGGCTTCTACCTGAACTTCGAGCGCGGCCTCCTCGCCGTGTCCGAGCGCAGCACGTGGATCGCGCTCTGCGACCAGGACGATCGCTGGGACGCCGACAAGATCGAGCGTCTGCTGCCCCACCTCGACGAGGTCTCGCTCGTCTCCGCCCAGGCGCGGATCGTCTCGTACCCCTCCGAGAAGGAGACCGAGCGCACGGCCCGCCGCGATCACGGCCCGCTCTTCACCCTCCTCTCCAACGAGTTCACCGGCTCGCTGTGCCTCTTCGCCCCGGAGCTGCTGGCGACCGCCCTCCCCTTCCCCCGCGCCTCGACGAGAGTCGCGACCCACGACCACTGGCTCGCAGTCGTCGCGGCGGCCCACCGGGGCACGCGCATCGTCGACGACGTCGTGCAGGACTACGTGCAGCACGACGCCAACGTCTTCGGCGACCCGAGCCGGCTCGGCGGCGGCAGCATCCGCCAGTCGGTGCGCAACATCCGCGACCAGGCGGAGCGCTACGAGGGCTCCCGCTCCCCGCGGGCGATCGCCCGGATGACCTTCTGGACCTATGTGGGCTGGCGACAGCTGCTGGTCGACACGCTCGATCGACGGATCCCGGCGTCCCGCGTCGACGCCCGTCGTGACCGGATCTTCGGCGACGACCGTCGGTTCCGCGCGGCATCCGCCCTGCTCCGGGTGGCGCGGCGGCGTGGCATCGTGCCGGCGCGCTTCGCGCTCGAGTATCGCGCGAGCTGGCTGTGCGGAGCGGTCAGCGGCGGGCGCCGCGCCGTCCGTCGTGCCGTCGACGCGACCGGCGTCTGA
- a CDS encoding glycosyltransferase: MSASRVWAVFSTFRPGESAREAVASVAPQVDGVIVVDDGSGPTSDPVLSALAADGATVVRRPANDGIAAALNDGIARAQEAGAGFVLTFDQDSHIEPGFVAALLAAHDAATAAGARVGVVVPEFFAGVRQQRGPEAPYGDAANVIQSGMLLPVPVVEAVGALREDFFIDLVDTEFELRLRRRGWRVLAAGGVRMEHALGAKYRRELWGRTVRLPGIPPEITLSTPFRYFYRLRNRIVLNREYLLVAPRQIIRDSLLDGIHFVNAVWVAQPRRALLRVYRAAAVAAFRGRMGRMPAALAPVAAEIRWTAPVIAQEPA; this comes from the coding sequence ATGAGCGCCTCGCGTGTCTGGGCCGTCTTCTCGACCTTCCGGCCCGGTGAATCCGCGAGAGAGGCGGTCGCCTCGGTCGCCCCGCAGGTCGACGGCGTGATCGTCGTCGACGACGGCTCCGGCCCGACCTCCGACCCCGTGCTGTCGGCGCTCGCCGCGGACGGCGCCACGGTGGTGCGACGCCCCGCCAACGACGGCATCGCCGCGGCGCTGAACGACGGCATCGCCAGGGCGCAGGAGGCGGGCGCCGGGTTCGTGCTGACGTTCGACCAGGACTCGCACATCGAGCCGGGCTTCGTGGCCGCGCTGCTCGCGGCCCACGACGCCGCGACGGCGGCGGGCGCCCGCGTCGGCGTCGTCGTCCCGGAGTTCTTCGCCGGGGTGCGGCAGCAGCGCGGGCCCGAGGCGCCCTACGGCGACGCCGCCAACGTCATCCAGTCCGGGATGCTCCTCCCCGTGCCGGTGGTCGAGGCCGTCGGAGCGCTGCGCGAGGACTTCTTCATCGATCTCGTCGACACGGAGTTCGAGCTCCGGCTGCGCCGCCGCGGATGGCGGGTCCTCGCCGCCGGCGGCGTGCGGATGGAGCACGCCCTCGGGGCGAAGTACCGCCGTGAGCTGTGGGGACGCACGGTGCGGCTGCCCGGCATCCCGCCCGAGATCACCCTGAGCACCCCCTTCCGCTACTTCTACCGTCTCCGGAACCGGATCGTGCTCAACCGCGAGTACCTCCTCGTGGCTCCCCGCCAGATCATCCGGGACTCCCTCCTCGACGGCATCCACTTCGTCAACGCCGTCTGGGTCGCGCAGCCACGACGGGCGCTGCTGCGCGTGTACCGAGCCGCGGCCGTCGCCGCGTTCCGGGGACGGATGGGCCGGATGCCCGCGGCGCTCGCCCCCGTCGCCGCCGAGATCCGGTGGACGGCACCCGTGATCGCGCAGGAGCCGGCGTGA